A window from Candidatus Nitrospira neomarina encodes these proteins:
- a CDS encoding 50S ribosomal protein L11 methyltransferase, with protein sequence MPFRQGLGGRSRVLLETFTDGIAPMDAAAFEITIPISVDAAELAGILDCQEFLGAWDAEGSTVLYWSKNGAEILQQVRSAISVLGVALPEGALRFHPVKAQDWNATWAASVQPIRIGRRIGIRPSWATMEMPEDGVELIIDPKQAFGTGHHATTQMILEWLEGVTWLPGMRVLDVGTGSGILAMAALRLGATSALGIDVDTTALDCAREYAVVNNIQEALTLSSCPLATLPAQSFDVILANLDRRTILHVIDQFARMRGPQTQLVVSGLLEEDEFEIVRQCTECGWRQRHVREWDGWLAIQFGVASPDSSSSG encoded by the coding sequence GTGCCTTTCCGCCAAGGATTGGGTGGCAGGAGTCGCGTACTTTTGGAAACCTTTACCGATGGAATAGCTCCTATGGATGCGGCTGCCTTTGAAATTACTATTCCCATTTCCGTGGATGCCGCTGAGTTAGCGGGGATTCTCGATTGCCAGGAATTTCTTGGAGCATGGGACGCGGAGGGATCCACCGTGCTGTATTGGAGTAAGAATGGAGCAGAGATTCTTCAGCAGGTCCGGTCAGCGATCAGCGTATTGGGTGTGGCTCTTCCGGAAGGGGCTCTTCGGTTTCATCCGGTGAAGGCTCAGGATTGGAATGCCACATGGGCCGCGTCTGTTCAGCCCATTCGCATTGGCCGTCGAATTGGCATTCGCCCGAGTTGGGCCACCATGGAGATGCCCGAGGATGGAGTGGAATTGATTATTGATCCCAAGCAGGCGTTTGGGACCGGTCATCATGCCACGACCCAAATGATTCTTGAATGGTTGGAAGGGGTCACGTGGCTTCCAGGCATGAGGGTGCTGGATGTGGGGACGGGGAGCGGGATTCTTGCGATGGCGGCATTGCGCCTGGGAGCGACCAGTGCGCTGGGAATTGATGTGGATACCACGGCGCTCGACTGTGCCAGGGAATACGCGGTGGTGAACAACATTCAAGAAGCATTGACACTGTCCTCTTGCCCGTTGGCCACGCTTCCGGCCCAATCATTTGATGTCATTCTTGCCAACCTGGATCGCAGAACGATCCTTCACGTGATCGATCAATTTGCGAGGATGCGGGGTCCGCAAACACAGTTGGTGGTATCCGGGCTGCTGGAGGAAGATGAATTTGAGATTGTCCGGCAGTGTACAGAGTGCGGATGGCGTCAACGCCATGTCAGGGAGTGGGATGGCTGGTTAGCCATTCAGTTTGGAGTCGCGTCTCCCGACTCGTCATCTTCGGGCTGA